Within Desulfobacter sp., the genomic segment GCCGGCAGATGGGGCAGATGACCGCAAACGCTTCATCGATATGACCTCCGTGGCTGTAAAGCAGCTGCGTCTTCCCTTTGATCTGCGCCAGCCAAAGGGGAATGTCCGGCCGGTGCACATGGCGGCCCTGGGCCATGTCCGGGTCTTTGACTACAGGGGGATCACCACTGAGCCCATTGCCGCCTGGACCGACGGCCGGCAATACACCACGGCCCTGAAGGTTACCAATACAACCCCCATTGCCCATCCCCTGGATGTGGCCGCCCTCAACCGCCCCTGGCTGGCCGCCACCCTGGAAAAGCAGGAACTGGCCCGACGGGGCAAGGCCGGGGATTTTACTTACCTCTACCTGATTTCCAGCCGGTCCTTTGAGCAGGAAATCCGTTTAACGGGGCATACGAAATGAACGTACTGAACGGGAAAGGGGCCGCCCGCTTCCATTGCTTTTTATGTTTGGCTTTTATCCTGTTTACCTGCAGGGGAAGCATCTGGGCCGGCAGCCTGCCCCGGGCCATGACCCTGGTTTTGAATCCGGGCACGCCCGTCAGCCGTACCGTGTCCTTTTTTCCTGCCGGGGAAACGGTTAGAAAACAAACAATGGATCTCTCTGGGGCCATGTCTGGCCTAATTGCATCGGTTAACCGGACAAAGAAGCCTTCCGCCGGGAAGGAGCCTTTGCCGGCCCATGATAAGAGAGGGGGTGAAACCATTCCGGTTAAACCGCATCTGCCCAAGGATGCCCACGAATATTCCAATCGGTTTTCCCTGAATGCCGGATACCGAAATGATAAACTGTTCTGGACCATTGCCGATTCTGATAACGAGCCCAACATCTTGTCGGAACTCATCTGGGATAACCTTCACAGTTCGGTTGTTTCGGGGCAGTTTCGATGGAGCAATTCCAGGCACCTTTATATCCGGGGGGGAATTGAGATCGGTGCCATTGCAGGAGGGGAAAATCAGGATTCCGATTATGGAAAAAGCAACAGGGTAGAAGAATTTTCCAGATCCCATGCCGATACCGGCGGTTCTATGTTTGACGCCAGCCTGGGAGTCGGGTTCCGGTTTGACATCCCCTGGCGGTTGAGTCCTGCCCCTTTGCGGATCATTCCCCTTGCCGGCTACTCCTTTCATAATCAGGAACTTGAGAATACCAACGGGGTGCAGGTCGTTTCCGCCCATGGAAATACCATGCCCCTGGGACCGTTTCCAGGGCTTCAAAGTGAGTACGACGCACAATGGAAAGGGCCCTGGATCGGTTTTGATATAGAGGTGCCCATGGGGGATCATCATGGGATTACTGCCGGTTTTGAATACCACAGGATCCGTTACGAAGCAGAAGCCGACTGGAACCTCAGGACCAGTTTTGCCCATCCGGTCAGCTTCCGCCACAGGGCAGACGGAGAAGGCTGTTTTTTCTCCCTGGGGTATTGGTACAAGCTTTCTGACAGATGGAAGCTGAATTTAAGCGGGAATTACCGTGCCCTGGACACCGATCCGGGGACAGATACAACATATTTTTCAGACGGTAGTCAGGGAAGTACTGGGTTAAACGAAGTCCAATGGAAATCCTGGGGGGTTAGCCTTGGGTTTTCCTATGAATTTTAACAGATATATAGAAACGGAAACTGAGACGAAAATGAAAATGGATTTGGTACCGCAGAAAGCGGATTTTTCACCGGTGATGGAGCGCCTCAGCCAGGTGGTGCTGGGCAAGGAAGAACAGATCAAGCTGGCAGTGGCCTGCCTGCTGGCCCGGGGGCATCTGCTCATCGAGGATGTGCCGGGCCTGGGCAAGACCGTACTGGCCCACACCCTGGGCAAGACTTTAGGGCTGGATTACCAGCGGGTGCAGTTTACCTCGGACCTGCTCCCCGGGGATATCATCGGGGCGTCCATTTACGACCGGAACCGGGGGGCGTTCCATTTCAGCCGGGGGCCGGTATTCACCCAGCTGCTTCTGGCCGACGAGATCAACCGGGCCACGCCAAAATGCCAGAGCGCCCTGCTGGAGGCCATGGAAGAGCGCCAGGTATCTGTGGAGGGGCGGCCCAAGGAACTGCCCAGGCCCTTTTTCGTCATTGCCACCCAGAATCCCACCGAACAGACGGGGACCTTCCCTCTGCCCGAGTCCCAACTGGACCGGTTCCTGCTGAGGATTTCCATGGGATATCCCAATAAGGCGGCGGAACTTGATCTGCTGGCCGGGGAGGACCGGCGCCGGATCATTGAGGACCTGGACCCGGTGCTTTCTCCTGAACAGCTGATTGTTCTCCAGACACGGGTGGAATGCGTCAATGCCTCCAGGGCTGTTCTTGAATACCTCCACCGCATCCTTGAATTTACCCGGAACAGCGAAAGTTTCCAGACCGGGCTGTCCACCCGGGCAGGGTTAGGCATACTGCAGGCGGCCAAGGCATGGGCCGTTGTCCACGGCCGGGACCTGTTGCTCCCCGGGGATATCCAGGCGGTGCTGCCTTCGGCGGCGGCCCACCGGCTGGTGCCCCTGGCAGGGACAATGGATGCGGACCGCATCGGAGAAGAGATCATTTCCAAGGTGGATGTGGAATAATGGCCGGGGCGGTGAAAAAGTTTTTGGACCGGCCCTTGTCTTTCCGACGGCGGCCCCGGGTTCCGGGACAGATCCGCCTGGGGGTGAGTTCCCCGGGCCTGGGTTTTTTCGGCCTGATTCTCTGCGGGTTTCTCATGTCCGTGAATTTTTCAAACAATCTGATCTTTGCCATGACCTTTCTGCTGGTCGCCATTGCACTGGTGGGCGGGTATGCCACAAGGGTCAATCTGGCAGGGCTTACTCTGTCGGACTGGCGCACCGAGCCGGTCTTTGCCGGAGGAGAGGCCCTCTACACCCTTTCACTTGGGGAAACCTGCGGCCGGAACCGGTTTGCCCTGGCCCCTAGAACCGGCAGGGCCATACAGGGGGAGGAGATTCACCTTGAAAAAGGGGCCCGGGTCCGACTGGTCCTGAAACGGCAGGCTCCCAGGCGGGGGCCCCTGGGGCCGGCTCCTGCAGATATTTCCAGCGGGTTTCCCCTGGGCGTGTTCAGGGCCCGGCTCATATCCGGGGACCTGCCCGGAACCCTGGTTTATCCGGCCCCCGCCGGAAACCAGCCCCTGCCCGAGCAGCCCTCCGGGACCCAGGCCCATATGTCGGCAGAATCCGGCACCTTCAAGGATATGCGGCGGTATGCGCCGGGTGACCCTTTAACCCGGGTGGACTGGAAGGCCTTTGCCCGGTTTGACCAGCTTTACACAAAGGTGTTTGACGGGGCCAGGGGGGATACGGCCCTCTGGTTCCGGTGGGAGGATGTCCATGTGCAGGATACCGAGGCCAGGATTTCCCAGCTCTGCCGCTGGATCCTGGACACCCATAAAAAAAATCTGGAATACGGCCTTGAGATCCCGGGCACCCGCATTGAACCGGCCCGGGATGAAGAACACCTGGGTACCTGTCTGGCGGCCCTGGCCCTCTATGGGATAAGGAAGGGAAGCGGGGAGGGGAAGGGAAAATCTGGTGGGAAAAAGCAGTGGAAACGATTTGGAAAAGGGGGGGCATCATGAATTATTACCATATTTGGGTGCTGATCACCTTGATCCTTGCTGCCCTGCCCAGCCTGGTCCGGCTGCCCCTGTGGGTGGGGGGGGCAGCCCTTGCCGGCGGCATCCTCCACTATGCCGGGCCCTGGCGGACCAGGCTGCCGGGGAAACTGGTTTCCGTCCTGCTGCTGGCCGGGACCTCGGCCGGGATCTGGCTCAGTTTCGGCGGGTTCTTCACGGGAAACGCCGTACTCAGCTTTTTCATTGCCGTGGTCTTTCTCAAATGGGGGGAATCCCGAACCCGGCGGGATTATCTGCTGCTGATATTTGCCGCCGTCATCCTTGCGGCGGCGGGGGCCCTGTACTGGGAAAACCTCATGAGCCTGATCCATATGCTGGTGGTGGTTTTCGCCCTGACAATCAGCCTGGTGGCCATCCACATGGAGGGCGCCGGGCTGAAGCAGATTTTTCTGGTCCGGTCGGCGGGGAAACTGTTTTTCCTGGGCCTGCCGTTGATGCTCCTTCTTTTCATGACCTTTCCCCGGATTCCCGGGCCCCTCTGGGACCTGGGCCTGGCCTTTGGCCTGCCCATCAAGGCCATGATGGACCGGGGCAACGGGGAGTTCGGCAAGGTCAAAACCCTTCAGCCCGGCGGCATCCAGCGGGCCAAAAAGGAAGACCAGAATGTACTGGTGGCCGAGTTCGAAGGGGCCGTGCCCTTTAAAAGCCGGATGTACTGGCGGGGCCCGGTGTTCTGGGAGTTTGACGGGGAGACCTGGACGCTTCCCGAGGGGTGGGACAATCGGACAAAGCTGCTGAGAACCGCCATTAAATCCAAAAAACGGCTGGATTACGAACTGCGGTATAAAAAGAACCCGGTGCGCTATACCCTGAGGACCATGCCCAACGGGGGGCGCTGGCTCTACGGCCTGGACGTGCCGGCGGGGCCTGCCCCCGAGGCTTTTATTTCCAGTGAATTCCAGCTGCTGAGTATCAGGAAGATCGACGACCACGAACCCAAGTTTAAAATGACCTCCTATCTGGATTATGCCTTCGGGGTCCAGCTTACCCGTGAACAGCGGCAGCGGGGCCTGGCCTGGCCGGAGAACACCAACCCCAGGCTCCTGGCCCTGGGCAGGGAGCTGGGGGAAAAATATAAAACCTGTGAAGAGATTCTCCACCGGGCCTATGAAATCCTGGCCGGGGGAGAATACAGGTATGAGGACGGCCATATCATTCAGCCGGGGCCGGATCTGCTGGACCGCTATTTTTTTGAGGAGAAAAGGGGCGGGGCCGAATACCTGGCCGGATCCTTTGCCATGCTCATGCGGGCGGCCGGGGTGCCGGCACGGCTGGTGAGCGGATACCGGGGGGGAACCATCATCGCCCTGACGAACTTTGTCATTGTCAAGCGCTCCGATGCCCATGCCTGGGTGGAGGTCTGGAATGAAAACAAAGGCTGGGTAAGGGTGGAGCCCAAGGATATTGTGCTGCCTCCTGAGGAAAAGAAAGCCGATCCCGGGGCGGAAAAGACCAAAGCTGCCTCCGCCGTGGAGATGAAAAAGGCTGAAACCGACCGGTCCTTGAATATCAGGGAAGAAGACCGGTCCCCGGAATCCAGGAAGGTGCCGGCGCCGGCGGTCCCCAGGGCGGACAAATGGACCCTGCCCGACTGGTCCTCCCTTTTGGGCAATATGCAGAAATGGGTGATCAATTATAACCCGGACCGCCAGATGGACATCCTTAAAGGGGTGGGCATGGAAGGTTCGGACTGGCTGGATCTCATGATCACCGGCGTGGCCGGCGTGGCCCTGGTCCTTATGGCTTACCTGGGGGCGGCCTGGTGGAAGAACCGGGCCGAAATCGACCGGGTGGGCAAAAGCTGGGTCAAGTTCCGCAACCGAATGGAAAAACTGGATGCAGGCATGGGCCTGCGGGAGTGCCCGGGAATTTACATGGACCGTGTTGGCAGTGAAAAGCCGGAACTGGCAGATGCCACAGGGGATATCATCCAGCGGTATATTGATATCCGGTACGGGAACAACCATTCCCCAGAGTCGTCAGCCCTGTTCCGGCGCCAGGTGGACCGGTTTATTTCCATGACTTAAAAAAGACGCGACAAAGGAAAAAAGATGAGACAGATTATTATATTGTTCCTGCTGGCCGCTGTGTTGGCATGTTCGGCCTTAACCGTTCCGGCCTGGGCCAAACCCAAACAGGGTGTGACCGAGGACTACGCCCCTGTGGTTTCCTATATTATTGAGCAGGGGGAGAACGCACTGGAAGCCTATTCGCCGGCCAGCGGGGTGATCACGGGTAACAAGATTTCCCGGCTCTATTTTGACGTATTTGAAACCACGGGCATGGAATTTACCCTGGGGCTCAAGGACAACGCCTTCATGCTCCAGATCGAATCCAAATTTTCCATGCTCATCTCCCAGGCCATGCGGGGGGACGATAAGGCGAAACTGATGGCCTCATGGGGAGAATTGAAGACCGATCTCACCTATGCGGTGGACCATTATTCCTCCGGGGAAAAGATGCAGACCTTCTGGGGACGGGCCACGCAGTCCTTTATTATCCTTTTCAGAGAGGGGATCGAAGCCATGCTGGTGGTGGCGGCCCTGGTGGCTTACCTGCGCCGGTCCGGCTACTCGGACAAGGTGAAAATTATCTGGCACGGGGTGGCCTGGGCCCTGGCAGCCAGCGTGGCAGCGGCCTGGGCTCTGAATTCCCTGATCAATGCCTCCGGGGCCGGCCAGGAGGCCATTGAAGGGGTGACCATGCTTATTGCATCTTTTGTCTTGGTTTATGTCAGTTATTGGCTCACGGCCAAAAAGGATGCGGACCGGTGGCAGGCCTTTATCAAAGAAAAGATGGACGATGCCATGGGAAAAGGCAGTCTGTTTGCCCTGGGGCTGGTTTCCTTTCTGGCTGTATTCAGGGAGGGGGCGGAGACCATTTTATTTTACCAGGCACTGATCGCCGGCACCACCGGGGAACTTACTGCCATCTGGTCGGGCATGGCCATTGCGGCCGCCGGCCTTGTGGCGGTTTACCTTTTGGTGCGGTACGCTTCGATCCGGCTTCCCATCGGCCTTTTTTTCGGGGGTACGGCGGCGCTGCTTTTCGCCATGGCCTTTGTGTTCACGGGGCAGGGAATTATGGAACTGCAGGTTTCAACCATGATCCCCACCTCCCGGCTGCAGGGCTGGCCCATGATCACCTGGCTGGGTATATTCCCCACCCTGGAGACCCTGGTTGGACAGGCAATGGTACTGGCTGTCATACCGGCCGGGTGGGTATGGATTCAGGTAAAGAAGAAAAAGGCTGTGGCAGCGGCCTGACGAGATTTGGCGTCAATGCGGGAAAAAGGGCCCTTTTCCCCGCATGCCGGATTTTAGATTAATTAAGACCTTATTTTTCCAGTCCGGCGATAAATGCCTTGAATTTTTTAAAGGTGGCGTTGGTCATGGCATGTTCCATGCGGCAGGCGGTTTCGTCTGCCGTTTTTTCATCCACGCCCACATGTTTGAACAAGAACTCTCTAAAAACAAGGTGACGTTTTTCGATTTCCTTGGCTATTTTTTCTCCCTTGGGGGTCAGGGTGACATAGCCGTAGGGTTCGTAGTTGATCAATTCCTGGGCCGCCAGTTTTTTGAGCATGCCGGTGACCGAGCCCCGTTTTATATCCAGTTTTTCCGCAATATCCTTTGACCGGGCAACGGTCTTGGTGGTCTGCAGATCGAGTATGGTTTCCAGGTAGTCTTCCAGGCTTTCAGAAAGGTCAAGTTCTTTTGTCATCGCTAATCTCCATTAAAATTCTTAATGTTTATTATATTTCTTTAATTAGTAAGTCAATTGGTTATTTAATTCGGCTTTTCAATATTGTTGTTGACTTGGGTAAAAGTTATGTGTATAAAACTTTCGCTTTTATTATCCAAAACAAAGTTTTAACAAACAGGAGAATGTGATGGGGACAATTAATTTAAGACAAATGAAAGTTGATCAAACCGGTGTGATCGCATCGGTGAAAGCCTCCGGAGAGCTGGGACTGCGAATCCGGGAGATGGGGCTGGTACCGGGCAAGGAAATCAAGGTTCAGGGCAGGGCCCCCCTTTACGATCCGGTATCCCTGAGAATCATGGGGTTTACCCTGACCCTGCGGAACAACGAAGCCGATCATATTGAGGTGGAGGTGAATTGATATGGGGACTGCAATTGCATTGGCCGGCAACCCGAATTCCGGCAAAACCACCCTTTTCAACGCGCTGACAGGCGCCCGGCAGCATGTGGGCAATTATCCCGGGGTTACCGTGGAAAAGAAACAGGGGACCTGCATTTCCGATACCCGCACCTTTGAGGTGGTGGATCTTCCGGGGACTTATTCACTGACAGCCTACTCCCTTGAAGAGGTGGTGGCCAGGGATTTTCTGGTGAACGAACGGCCGGATATGATTGTCAATATCGTGGATGCCTCCAACCTGGAGCGAAACCTTTACCTCACGGTGCAGTTCATGGAAATGGGTATTCCCGTATGCCTGGCCCTTAACATGATGGATGTTGCGGACAAGCGGGGGATCAAAATTGATGTGGAAAAATTGTCCGCGGTACTCGGGGTGCCGGTGATTCCCATGGTCGCCCGGGCGGGCAGGGGCCGGGCTGAGTTATTGAGAACCGTTGCGGACAAGGCCGGGGAGGCGCCCAGGCCCTTGAAAATCTCCTATGGGACGGACATTGATGCGGCCCTGGATGAAATGGAAGAAATCATTCTTTCCGCCGGGTTTATGACCCAGATTTATCCGGCCCGGTGGACGGCCCTCAAATACCTTGAAAATGACGAACAGATACTTGAGAAGGGGATGGGGGAAAACCACGGTGTGGCCGGGAAACTGGCAGAGATTACGGCCAGGGTGGCCGGCCACCTGGCCGTGACCCAGGATGTCCACCCCGAAGGCATGATTGCCGACCAGCGCTACGGGTTCATCTCGGCCCTGATTAAACAGAATGTGGTCACCTATGCCCATGACCGGAACCGGATCCGGCGGTCGGACCAGATTGACCGGGTGCTCACCAACCGGTTCGTCGGCCCCCTGATCATGGTGGCCGTTCTCATGGGACTGTATAATTTTACCTTTACCTACTCCGCGCTTCCGACCCAATGGCTGGAAACCCTGTTCGGATGGATCGGCGGCATGGCTGACGCGGCCCTGCCCGACGGCCTGGTCAAGTCCATGATTGTTTCAGGGGTCATTGACGGGGTGGGCGGAGTACTCGGTTTCGTTCCCCTGATCATGTTCATGTTCCTGGGGATTTCCTTTCTTGAAGACTCCGGGTATCTGGCCCGAATGGCCTTTATGCTGGATCGAGTTTTCAGAATGTTCGGCCTCCACGGCAGTTCGGTCATGGCCTTTATCGTTTCCGGCGGCATTGCCGGCGGATGTGCCGTGCCCGGCGTGATGGCGGCAAGGACCCTGAAGTCTCCCAAGGAACGGCTGGCAACGCTGTTGACGGTGCCCTTCATGAATTGCGGAGCCAAACTGCCCGTGTTCGCCCTGCTGGTGGGGGCC encodes:
- a CDS encoding omptin family outer membrane protease, coding for MNVLNGKGAARFHCFLCLAFILFTCRGSIWAGSLPRAMTLVLNPGTPVSRTVSFFPAGETVRKQTMDLSGAMSGLIASVNRTKKPSAGKEPLPAHDKRGGETIPVKPHLPKDAHEYSNRFSLNAGYRNDKLFWTIADSDNEPNILSELIWDNLHSSVVSGQFRWSNSRHLYIRGGIEIGAIAGGENQDSDYGKSNRVEEFSRSHADTGGSMFDASLGVGFRFDIPWRLSPAPLRIIPLAGYSFHNQELENTNGVQVVSAHGNTMPLGPFPGLQSEYDAQWKGPWIGFDIEVPMGDHHGITAGFEYHRIRYEAEADWNLRTSFAHPVSFRHRADGEGCFFSLGYWYKLSDRWKLNLSGNYRALDTDPGTDTTYFSDGSQGSTGLNEVQWKSWGVSLGFSYEF
- a CDS encoding AAA family ATPase, which produces MDLVPQKADFSPVMERLSQVVLGKEEQIKLAVACLLARGHLLIEDVPGLGKTVLAHTLGKTLGLDYQRVQFTSDLLPGDIIGASIYDRNRGAFHFSRGPVFTQLLLADEINRATPKCQSALLEAMEERQVSVEGRPKELPRPFFVIATQNPTEQTGTFPLPESQLDRFLLRISMGYPNKAAELDLLAGEDRRRIIEDLDPVLSPEQLIVLQTRVECVNASRAVLEYLHRILEFTRNSESFQTGLSTRAGLGILQAAKAWAVVHGRDLLLPGDIQAVLPSAAAHRLVPLAGTMDADRIGEEIISKVDVE
- a CDS encoding DUF58 domain-containing protein, with product MAGAVKKFLDRPLSFRRRPRVPGQIRLGVSSPGLGFFGLILCGFLMSVNFSNNLIFAMTFLLVAIALVGGYATRVNLAGLTLSDWRTEPVFAGGEALYTLSLGETCGRNRFALAPRTGRAIQGEEIHLEKGARVRLVLKRQAPRRGPLGPAPADISSGFPLGVFRARLISGDLPGTLVYPAPAGNQPLPEQPSGTQAHMSAESGTFKDMRRYAPGDPLTRVDWKAFARFDQLYTKVFDGARGDTALWFRWEDVHVQDTEARISQLCRWILDTHKKNLEYGLEIPGTRIEPARDEEHLGTCLAALALYGIRKGSGEGKGKSGGKKQWKRFGKGGAS
- a CDS encoding DUF3488 domain-containing transglutaminase family protein — encoded protein: MNYYHIWVLITLILAALPSLVRLPLWVGGAALAGGILHYAGPWRTRLPGKLVSVLLLAGTSAGIWLSFGGFFTGNAVLSFFIAVVFLKWGESRTRRDYLLLIFAAVILAAAGALYWENLMSLIHMLVVVFALTISLVAIHMEGAGLKQIFLVRSAGKLFFLGLPLMLLLFMTFPRIPGPLWDLGLAFGLPIKAMMDRGNGEFGKVKTLQPGGIQRAKKEDQNVLVAEFEGAVPFKSRMYWRGPVFWEFDGETWTLPEGWDNRTKLLRTAIKSKKRLDYELRYKKNPVRYTLRTMPNGGRWLYGLDVPAGPAPEAFISSEFQLLSIRKIDDHEPKFKMTSYLDYAFGVQLTREQRQRGLAWPENTNPRLLALGRELGEKYKTCEEILHRAYEILAGGEYRYEDGHIIQPGPDLLDRYFFEEKRGGAEYLAGSFAMLMRAAGVPARLVSGYRGGTIIALTNFVIVKRSDAHAWVEVWNENKGWVRVEPKDIVLPPEEKKADPGAEKTKAASAVEMKKAETDRSLNIREEDRSPESRKVPAPAVPRADKWTLPDWSSLLGNMQKWVINYNPDRQMDILKGVGMEGSDWLDLMITGVAGVALVLMAYLGAAWWKNRAEIDRVGKSWVKFRNRMEKLDAGMGLRECPGIYMDRVGSEKPELADATGDIIQRYIDIRYGNNHSPESSALFRRQVDRFISMT
- a CDS encoding FTR1 family iron permease, which translates into the protein MRQIIILFLLAAVLACSALTVPAWAKPKQGVTEDYAPVVSYIIEQGENALEAYSPASGVITGNKISRLYFDVFETTGMEFTLGLKDNAFMLQIESKFSMLISQAMRGDDKAKLMASWGELKTDLTYAVDHYSSGEKMQTFWGRATQSFIILFREGIEAMLVVAALVAYLRRSGYSDKVKIIWHGVAWALAASVAAAWALNSLINASGAGQEAIEGVTMLIASFVLVYVSYWLTAKKDADRWQAFIKEKMDDAMGKGSLFALGLVSFLAVFREGAETILFYQALIAGTTGELTAIWSGMAIAAAGLVAVYLLVRYASIRLPIGLFFGGTAALLFAMAFVFTGQGIMELQVSTMIPTSRLQGWPMITWLGIFPTLETLVGQAMVLAVIPAGWVWIQVKKKKAVAAA
- a CDS encoding metal-dependent transcriptional regulator, coding for MTKELDLSESLEDYLETILDLQTTKTVARSKDIAEKLDIKRGSVTGMLKKLAAQELINYEPYGYVTLTPKGEKIAKEIEKRHLVFREFLFKHVGVDEKTADETACRMEHAMTNATFKKFKAFIAGLEK
- a CDS encoding ferrous iron transport protein A, with product MGTINLRQMKVDQTGVIASVKASGELGLRIREMGLVPGKEIKVQGRAPLYDPVSLRIMGFTLTLRNNEADHIEVEVN
- the feoB gene encoding ferrous iron transport protein B, translated to MGTAIALAGNPNSGKTTLFNALTGARQHVGNYPGVTVEKKQGTCISDTRTFEVVDLPGTYSLTAYSLEEVVARDFLVNERPDMIVNIVDASNLERNLYLTVQFMEMGIPVCLALNMMDVADKRGIKIDVEKLSAVLGVPVIPMVARAGRGRAELLRTVADKAGEAPRPLKISYGTDIDAALDEMEEIILSAGFMTQIYPARWTALKYLENDEQILEKGMGENHGVAGKLAEITARVAGHLAVTQDVHPEGMIADQRYGFISALIKQNVVTYAHDRNRIRRSDQIDRVLTNRFVGPLIMVAVLMGLYNFTFTYSALPTQWLETLFGWIGGMADAALPDGLVKSMIVSGVIDGVGGVLGFVPLIMFMFLGISFLEDSGYLARMAFMLDRVFRMFGLHGSSVMAFIVSGGIAGGCAVPGVMAARTLKSPKERLATLLTVPFMNCGAKLPVFALLVGAFFSENQARVMLVITLISWLGALLVARLLRSTIIRGEATPFVMELPPYRLPTLRGLLTHTWERTWQYMKKAGTVILGISILLWAMMTFPGLDKDQAASYQAKRDAVIQAAPAGIMAQIDAAQGEDGLSAQALAVKDALGAIDGEAAQDGLRNSFAGKIGVAMEGISKFAGFDWRTNIALVGGFAAKEVVVSTLGTAYSLGEVDPEETGSLGTRLAAAPGWGPVTAFALIIFTIFYAPCFVTVVCIARETGSWKWAGFSVVFNTALAFGLSVVTYQVGSAIFG